ACAAAATTTTCAAAAAATAGCTCAATTAGATAAAACTTACGGATGCCTAATTGGCGCGTTAAGGATTGGTGACTGTGACGGCGGGTTAGTCACCGTCGGTCGTACCACCGGATGAAGCCGCGACGCCATCGTCGTAATCGGTGAAGAAGAAACGGAGGAAGTGACGATTGTCTTAACCGCCGTAGCAACGACAGTAGGAGACAGTGAATGTTCAGCGGAGCCACCAGTGAAGTCGAGTTGCCTCGCTGGCGTCTTCGCCGGGAAACCAGACTCATCAGTTACACCTTCCTTTTTTGGCGGGAATCCTCCTCCTCCTCCTCCTCCTCCGCCGCCTTCTTCACCCATCTCCAAAATTTTCGAATCTCCAAAGGAACCCAGAAAGTTTCCTTTTCTAAAAAATTGACACAGATCAGCTCAAAGTAACACGCGGAGAAAACCCAGATCGGTATCCCCCCACGACGGAGCGCGAAAAAGGAATCAGAACCGATTCGGCGGCGGCTGTTAAAAGCTCGGGACTTTGAATTTGATCCGCGTATAGAGAGGGTGAAAGTGATAAGCTTCGACAGAGAGAGAGATGGGGGAGAATTAGGGTTTTTAGTTCACGAAGACGATGACGACGAAGCAGAAGAAGGAAAAGCCCTCAAGGAAGGATACTTTCGGTTTTGTGTACTTCCTTCTTCTTCTTCTTCTTCCACACAGCATCTCTCCTCCCTCTTTCTAACATGTTTTGAAATTTCAATTTTCTTAAATTATATTCGACGGTTAGATTTGCGCGGCGTTTTGATCGTACGGTTTGTGTTATATTCCGTGATCCAACGATTTGAATTCATAAAAGCTTTATGTTTCGCCCTCTCTCCACCGTTCGATCGCCTCTGAATAAAAAATTTGATCTAAAAGACCTTTACAATGTGCGTGTTTTAGATACCCACCAATTGTGAACCGACACGTAGGCAGACTAGTCGTCGTCACTCTTACCGTCGAGTTTTGGAAGTAGGAAAAAGAAGAGTATTTTGATTCCTTTCCGGAACTTTCTTTTCTTTTTTTTTGCATAAAGTGCACAAAAATTCGCTAAACATTCAAATTTAGCACAAAAGAATCTAAGGTGTAATACAAAGGTCGCTTTGATTTTCAGGGAAAATTTTCGACTGTCTAAACCATCCACGTTCCCCAAGACATACACACTGTTCTGGTATCAGTAAGCGTTTCTCATCCTGTCTCTGTCGCCACCACGCTGATCGTCTCTCCCTCCTCTCTCTAAGTAACTATCACGGCGGTAATCTCTTAGCGGTGGTGGAGGGTTGTCTCTCATTGGCGGCGACCTGCTCCTCTCTCTTGAATGTCGTCCCCATCCGCCACCACGCGGTGGACTGAGAGGTGGTCGTCTCTCATAGTGAGGTTCCGGGACCCAGTCAGATGCTAATCTTCTGTTAGGAGGATACTCGAGGTTTGAGTAACGCAGACGGTCTCCTCCTTCTCTGTCTCTTTCTCTCCATGTGGGATGGTCAAGTCTTGGCGGCGGGTAGTCTCTGGGGTAGCCACGTGGAGGAGACCTGTAGCCATTGAAGTCTCTTCTTGGGGAGAGATTCACGGGAGGAAGAAGACGAGGCGGTGGAGGAGTATTGGCAGGTGCATAGCGACGCCTCTTGCACTTGAAACACACTTCTCGTCTGGCAAAGTTCAAGTTACCGCATCTGTATCCATAACAAAAACAAAAATAAACATACAAATGAAATCTATAAACTTCGGTAGATTAAAGATAATAAACAAACAAATCAAGAGTTCTTATTCATAGCCAAGGAGTAAGGATACTTACAGTGGATCTAGACAGTACCAATCTCCATCTCTTGGTTGCACTTTTGGGTAATTGTTGTTTCTGCCAATGCCATCGCTTTTGAAAGGGCGGCCATGAGCAGGTTCAGGCCCATCAAAGCGACGACCAACTCTAGCATGGGGCGGTGAATAGTCTCTGTATCTCCCAGATGATTCTCTTCTGCTGCTGAAATCTCGGCCACCACGAAGTGGAACTCCTGAATGATTCAGATCCGAGCCGTGTCGGTGGTGATCTTCAAATGGACGACGGGGTGGTGGTGAGCTAGAACTTGCACGAGTTCTATGCCCTACACACACACACAAAAAGAAGAAGCCAGGGTAAGCACAATAGAAAACAGTGAAGTGCTGACAATGTGAAATGACAAGGCCGTTGGTGGCTCAATACCAGTCTTTGACCGCCAAACATTAAGTGTTTACACCGAACAAACCATACAAGAGAAAAGGGAATTGTTGTTAAGAAATCTGAAGCAGTGTTAAGAAATCTCAAGAACACGTCAAGTGTAACTGAACTCTTAGCTATTACACAGCCAATAAAGAACTCGCAATTCATAAATCGAAACCATAACCGATAAAGAGAACTGGACTGGGATGTAATTAACTGTGGAAGAGATACGAACCATTGTCACTCTTATGACGATCGGAGCGAGCAAATGAGGGACGGTCACGAGAGTCATCTCCGGCGACGGCGTGGCGGTCGCCTTCTCCGTCGTTGCTACCGGAAGGACGCACGACGAGACTGCTGATGTGAGGCGGGTGATGCTGCGGCGTCTGATCCTCTCTTACACTCGACCCCATTTTCTCTCCGATTCACAAGGCCTGCTGAAATCTCGATGTCCGTTTCCCCACCCCACAAAAAAAAACCCTAAGGGAGTGTAATAAGCTGTGTGGAAGGAAACTGTCGTTAATTTATCTTTTGACCTCTCAGCTTTTGTCTAATTTCTAAAACAACCCTTAAGTTTATTATTTAACATGATAGTCCAATAGACTGATAAGCTGATTCTTAACGTGTTATTTTCACATGATGAATACGCAGAAAAACTAGTCTTTGGTACGACGACTGAACCTGTAACTAAGAGTTTGATCATGTAATTTGGTCAACAGATAAGCAAAAAAACTGGATGACAACGAGGATTCGTAGCCTTATTATATCACTCATTGAACCATCATGAAAACTTATGGTGAACAAGAAAAGAGGGAGTTATTAGTACAAAATGGATAAACAGATAATACAACGCTTTTATAGCACTTTAGAGAGCTCAATGCTGGATTGTAAATGTAACCGTTTTCTATTCCAGAGACAACAACAATACACAACACAATCTTGACACAGCAGACGGATTCAGGATGATCAAGATTCTCAATCATGGCGCCAAGGCAAGTGCAATCCAATCCATCTGAAGAAACATCAAAGATAACACACAAAACTGAGAATCAATGAAGAAACAGAGTTATGAGAGAAGAAAGCAGCAAACGATTCCAAAAGCAACTTCAAAACACTGCAACCATTAAAGTTAGCAAGTTTCTTAGCTAGGCCTAGTAGTATGAAGAAGAAAGAGGCAAAGCTTTTGACTGCGTACCTTAAATGCCATTCAGGTTCAGGGGAACTCTATTGTAAATCCACTACTTGTAGGCTTCACATTCACAGGTCCAAAGCCATCTGAATCTGAATCCATTTCTCTGTAATCATTCCACTTCCTAGGAGAATCCTCCTCATCTGGTCCACTCATTGCCGGAGGCACATAGAGCTCTGAAACTGGTACCGGAAGAGGATCTTCCTTGAAATATTTATCACTCAACAACTCCACAGCAGTAGCTCTACTAGCTGGATCATAACAGATAAGCTTCTTGAGCAGCGCTATCACTTCCCCCGAATGGTTAGGAAGACATCCTTCTACACCAAGAGGAGACTCTACTTCAGCAAACGAGATCGACTTATAATCAGGAAGATCAACACAGCCTGGCCAAACCTCTTCGTTCAAGTTCCCCAGCACGTTGGTCACTCTGCTGATCTGATCAATATCCGAAACTCCAGGGAACAAAGGCTCCAGAGACAAGAGCTCCGCAAAGACGCAACCAAGCGACCACAGATCGATCTCCAACCCATACATTGTAGATCCGTAGAGAAGCTCCGGTGGTCTAAACCATCTGGTCCCCACGCAAGATGTCATCAAACCTTCTCCACCACCATCCAATCCCTCATCATAAGCAAAAGAGTTCGTCCCGAAATCATCATCCATTTCGCTAACAGTACACGTGGCAAGACAAGACGCTCCGTCTCCATCAGGCACGTTGGAGTCCTTATCAGTATCATCTCTCACAACTTGCTTAGCCTTGAGCTCTTCCACCTGCCGAAAGTACTCGTCTCTACTCAGTACTTCCTGTTCCTGACCTTCTGACCCTATCTGAGAGGAGTTCACATAATCAGGAATCACTTCTGGTGGCTCCCTGCTGGCTTCTCCTTCTCTCTCTTCCTGTTGGTTTTCATCTGTAGCGAGGTTATCAGACTCCATGAGTATCCTAGCCTGTAAACAAACCAAGCAGCCAAACACACACATTATTACAAACTTGATTCAAAGATCTAAACTTTACAATAAGGGTAAACTAAATTTGATTAAAAGATCGAAACTTTTTACAAATCACCTGACCAAAATCAGCAAGCTTGAGCACTCCATCATCACCAATCAACATATTCCCAGGCTTTAAATCTCTGTGAACGATCATATTCCGATGACAAGCATCGACGCCATTGAGAATCTGAACCATCCATCTCTTGATCTCCCCAACGGAGAATCCATCCCCTCCTCCTTCCCCTTTCTTCTTCCGCCTCTTGGCGTCTCGGATCACTGCGGATAGATCAGACCTGAGGAACTCGAGGACGATCACTGCGTTCTCGTCCTCACGCCAGAAGTACTCGTGCATTAGGACGACGTTGGGGGAGCCCTGGAGGATCGAGAGGGCGTCGATCTCCCGGAAGGCTGATTGGTAGTCGAAGATCTCCTTGAGAGCGACGGTGAGGCCGTCGGAGATGCGGCGAGCTCGGTACACGTCGGCGTAGGCTCCGGATCCGACTCGCTCGAAGATCTCGTACTTGGCGATTATCTCCGGCCGGGTGTGGATACTCCAACTGCTCGCCGGCTGTTTATCCATTACGGCGTCGTTTTTGAACAGATCCTTCCCCCCTTGTTTCCCGGTTTTTGACGATGATGATAACATATAACGCTAACGAATTTACCCAGAGTTGTAAATTACGAAAATACCCTCTGTAATTTTATTCCTTTGGTACTGATTTTTAACTAATTTACGATCTGCTTATGCTCTACTGTAATTACCTGTATTTATGAGCATTAGTTTATGGAGATAAAGCATGACATTTCAATTTTTGGATGGTAAAACCGTGGGGTTCGATGTTGGCTTAGTCCGGTTTGATGTCTACTCTTATTTGAGGGTGCTACAATCTATACATATATATATATACATAAACATGGCCTTCAAATGATGCAAACATTGTTAACAACAACACAAGAATATTTGTTGGATGCTATCTGCTATGCTACTATGTGCTTATAACATGCTTTTCATCTGTATTTGCTTAACTATGTCACCTGCTATGCTACTATGTGATTTAGTTAGATATATTAATGAGCATGTATAAGAACATTAGTTTATGGTGATGGACATTTCAATTTTTTGGATTGAGAAAGGAGTAGTGATTGGTTCGATATTGTTTTAGTCCGGTTTTAGTGTGCATCATTATTTGTGGTGTCATAGAGTAGTGTATCACCACAAATGATGACTCTACATGGCCTTCAAAATGATGCAAACAATGTTAACAACAACACATGAATATTACTGGAATCAGCAAAGTCTACACAACAAAACATCAAGAGAGAGAGAGAGAGAGAGAAAAAGCAGAGAAAGGAACTTCACATACAAATTAAGAGAACCAACAGTTCCCTTATCTTCCATAGTTGTAATTCTTCTGCCTACAACAATACCAATAAACCGACCAGAGAGAGAGAGAGAGAGACAATGTTGCTGGGACTTGTCACTTCACTTGTGTTATGTCCTAAGCTGTGGCGCAGCCTCCACAGACAATGCTCCTGCATATTTATAACTCTTGTTTGTAAGCTTTTTTTTTACTGTAACCTCTTCACATAGTGAAAATCATAAGAAGAAGATACAAAATAATTAAAAAAAAGGGCTTACGCAAAGGAGCAACCGGATCTTCTGTGTTTCTTCTTATTCCCAGTTACCTCTTTCCTCCATGGTGGCTGGAGAACCACTTTGATCGCTGTGTCAAACACTGCTTTCACATTCTACAACAAAAGACCAAGGCAAAGTTCAACAAAAAAAAGACTCTGATATTGTTTTTATTCACCAAAACATTCGCTTTCCGAGGAGAGCTTACCTGTTGAGTCTTGGAACTGCACTCGATGTAAGCAGCTGCACCGATTTGCTTCCTCAATTCCTCTCCCTGTCTCCACAAACAAAGTCCATAAGCTTGAGAAAACAAAAATCAATAAAGAGAGATTACGCAAATATACATACCTGAGTAGAGGTAATGACATTGGTATGATCAGCGAGGTATCCCTTATCATCACGAAGATCTTAAGGAACACCACAATGTAAAAAAGGTATCAGCAAAGAAAAAAAAACTCAAAAACAAAAAATAAAATTTGCATACAAAATTACTTACCTAGCTTTGTACCAACAAGAACTATGGGAACATTTGGAGCAAACCTACGAAGTTCAGGCATCCACTGTCCAAAAACAAAACAATCAGATTCAACATTCAACATTCACCAGAACTCACAATCAAACATATATTTTCAACGCAAGGGAGAAATAAATAAAAGACAAATACCTTCTTAAGTACATTCTCGTAACTGGCCTTGCTGATAAGAGAAAAGGCTAAGACGAAGATATCAGCTCCTCTGTAACTCAACGGCCTCAACCTACTGTAATCTTCTTGACCTAAACAACAACAGTTTCTGTGAGATTATTAAAGGGGGAGAGACTTATGCAATGTATTTTTTTAGGATCAAAATTATGAAACTTTGTTGGTTTTTTGTTTTGTTTTTTTTACCAGCAGTGTCCCATAGCCCCAGATTCACGATCTGTCCATCCACGGAGACATTGGCACTGAAGTTGTCGAACACAGTCGGTATATAATCCTGAACAAAACATCAAGAATCATGAGGAGACGTGACAATATAAACCCACAAATACACTAGATCTCTACCTAAAGAGTTCAAAGCTTAAACCTTTGAGAGACCCAAATGAAATCTCTGAAACCCAGCAAGAAAAATTAATAGCTTTACAATGGAAAAATGAAAAAGGAAACGAACTCTTACAGTGGGAAACTTGTTGCTAGTGTAAGAGATAAGCATACATGTCTTCCCCACAGCTCCGTCTCCGACAGTTACACATTTAATGAACTTTGAAGCACTCATTGTCTTACAAAGAACCAGAATTAAGACCCCAGAAGAAAATTAAAGAAGAAGAGTGCTGGAGAAGTGTGGAGATAAGCTTTACAAGAGTGTGTGAATTTCGATATGTTATTAGGGAGAAATGAATGTTTGTAGAGAGAGAGAAGAGGAGAGTTAAATGTGTCGGATTCTCAGGTCTCGTCCAAGTCAATAGTCTCTCTAAAAAGGGTCAAACTTTTATTGTCCCTCTCATTAAATTTCAAAAACTAAGCACAATTGAAAACTTATACTATTATATAAAAAAAGAAAATGATTTGAAATTAGTCCTGCGGTTTCTATAACCTTTCTGTCAAAAAAGTTTGGTATTATTATCAACGGTTGAGTTGAAACACGTATCGACCGTTGCGAGATACGACACAGTTTCGACCTTTTGTCCTCTTGTTGGTATACAGCTAAGTGTGTCTGTTTTTTTTTTCTCTTGGGAGTTTCACGTTTCTTCTCATGCACGAGTTTCTCTTGAGCCCTTCCATGGATTTTTCTTTTATATTTTAATCCTAACTCTTTTATTATTTATTTCTTTTATACAAGTGGAGTTTCAACTTTTTGTAAACCTCAGAATACTTCTTTTGTTCCCCCAACATTCAAATTCGAATATTCTTGGATCAAATGCTTCAGGCCTCATATGTATGTGGGCCAATTTTGAATGGAATCGTTGGGTTATACTTAGAAGTAGATTCATCAGGTTTAGTTATGTTGGTGGTCATGACTCATGTCCATAGATCAAAACAACAAGCCCATTCATTTACATGTTGCTTGATTATGTTTTTCTTCATAATCTACTATAGTTAAATTTGATGCATAGGATGATGAAGTTCTCAAAATATAGTTAATGGTCATTATGCTTTGCAATCTTTGGTGATAGCAGCGGTTAACACATAACCAATATTTTGTTTTTCCATTTCGTTCGGGACAAGCAACTCCAATGGTGAACACAATTTTTGACAATAGTTTAGAGAAAGCACAACACGAGCTACGGCATTGTCAACACAAGTCTAAAAGCATACACGAGAAACTAAAGTTATAGCATTTGCAAACAAGTTTTGGAAAATAGCAAAAGAACCGAGTTGGTTTCCTCTTCACTCTACTCATCATCATCCTCGACGTCTTCAATATCATCAAACTCAGAATCATTCCCAGACTCACTCTCTGAATCACTCAGCACATACTTCATCTGCTTCCTGTTAGCTCTTTTTGGCCTCGATGAGGTTCCAACCGCCACAGTCTCGGTACTCTCCTCCTCTCCTTCCTTGTTAGCCAACCTCCCCAACACCGAACTACTCTTCTTGTTGAACGGGGAAGATCTCATCTTCCTCACTTTCTTCTCCGGTGACACAGTAACAACCTCCGCAGCTGGCTGCTTCTTGCTCGCCGCTGGTCCACGCTTCCTCGGAGCTGCCGGTGGTTTCACGGCTTTACTCGCAGCCGCTGGTTTCCTTCCTCCTTTTGCTGGTGCAGCAACCTCAACCACCACGTCGTCTTCATCGTCATCCAAAGAGATTGCCGCTTCTGTTGATAAACCAGCATAAAAAACGTATTTAACTTCATGATCATTCAATTGTGGTCTGTTTCTCAAAAATGTTATTATGAACTTACTGCTTGGATTCTCAGAGGTGGAGCCGAAATTGTATTGAGCAAGCCTTTGTGCTAGATCCATCATCTCATCATCATCAGCCTTTACATCGGCAGCAGGCGCCTTCTTTTTGGCTCCTTGTCTACCTTTCGGCTTGGCCACTTCCACTACGCTGTCACCTTCACCAATCAATAAAAAGGTTTCCAAATATATACGTCAATCAGATCCATACAAGAAAATGTTTCCAAATACTATGATGATTCACTGAGTTTTAGTACAGGACATACCTATCTCCATTGCAGAACTGGAAGCCGCCTTTGTTGTTTTCTTTGGTGCCTGTTTCCTTGGCGCTGCTGTTTTACCACCCTTTAGTGGTACTCCAGCCTTGTTCCTGAGCTTCTGTTGTGCTTTCTCTATCTCTTTTTCGGCTTCAACATCTTTCTGATCAAGTTTCTGAAAAAAAAATGGAATAAAATATTGCATAAACGACTAAGTGGCAATTTTGTAAAAGCAAATATACAGGGTTTAGGGTTGTGAATGCTTACATCAAGTTCTGCATCAAGAGACTCTAGGTCTCTGAACCAGAGAGATCTTGGTGTGGCCTTCTTCATCTCTTCGACTGCTTTCTCCATTTTATCTCTCTCCCCACATAACTCCTGCACTTTCTCTAGAGTCAACGTAGCTATAGCTAGTGACAACAGGTAGTCATACTCTGAACCAGATATAAACGTTGAGCGTGAACCAGGAACGGCCAAGGTTTCTTCAGATTCTTCTTCAGCTGAATCCGTTGCTCCAGCAACCGCGGCTTCAACAGGCTTGGCCTTCTTGGGGAATGGTGTGAACCCTTTCTGTCTCAACTCCTGGACAAGATCAGACTTCTTCCTGTTGTTCACTATGATTTCTCCACTGACAACTCCATGAATAAACTTCACTTTGTTCTCTAGTTTCAAGAGCTCAAGTTCCAGATTCTCCAGGATAACTCTCTGCATACATAACAGACAGTTAACGTGTTAAGCCACTACCTCAATTGCTGAAAACCTTTAAAGACTGATCGAATTATAAGATGTACAAACCTTTCTCTTCTCATAATATTGGAGCCTGAGTTGGAAGAACTCTTCAAGGACTGCAAGGTTGTATTAAACGTTAGTGTCTCTTATGAAGACCAAAAACAGACTGAACAATTTGGATCTGATTCTTACTTTGTTCTGGAGTCGCGTATTTCTTAATCAAATTGTTTTCATCAAATAGATGCATATTTGTTGTAGCGATTGTCGTGGTAAGTTTGAGCATCTTCAAAATGCCCTCTTGCCGAGCCATCATCATGTTCTCCTCGCTAAGATGAAGCTCAAAATCCACAGACCTATCATCATTGTACGCCTTAACGCTCTGCAGAAATAAGAAGAATGAGTAAATAACAAGCATCTAAGAATATGATCGTTTTCTGATCTTAGGCTTTTACCTGAAAATAGGGGGTGTTATTATTTGTCTTCAAAGCCTCCAGGAACTGCTTATAATCTTCGCTCCACCTTCTGATTGGTAGCTCCGTAACACGGATAGTTGTTTCGCCAATCTCCTCATATACACCAGTGATAGTGTAGGTAGACCCGCCTTCCTTGGACGCAGTTTTCTCAATTGTTCCTTTAAAATTCCTATACCAAGGATCCATAGCCACCATACTTTCACCATTAAGTAGCCGCCTTATGTTGGCAACAATATCTCTTGGGTTGTAGTTAGGTATGAATGTACTCCACCCGGTTCCAATTCCTTCACAACCATTGACAAGCACAGTTGGAATGATGGGCATGTACCTAACAAGGAATAACATATCAAGTTAGTCTCTGCAAAAAAAAAAAAACGTGTGTACTGAAGAGAGTAAGGAGGACTTTGTCATCCCAACGAATTACCAAGTTGGCTCTATCTTCTGCCCATCTTCATTCAAGTAATTAAGGAGGACATCATCATCCTTGGGAAACAACACCCTTGTTGCTGAAGAGAGCTTAGTGAAAATGTATCTTGGGCTTGCTGCATCTTTTCCACCCTACCACAATCAATGTACAAGATGAGTATGGACATCGAGATAAAAAGAACAGTTTCAATGTCTATACTTACCATGTTCCGTGTGCCATATTGACCAATTGGTTGAAGCAGGTTTATGTTGTTGCTGCCAACATAATCCTGCGCCATGCCAATGATCGTACTGGCAAGACTCTGCTCGCCGTGATGATATGCCGAGTGCTCAGATACATAACCAGAGAACTGGGCAACCTTGGCCTCCTTTGTGAAATTCCTTTTAAACGAACAAAAAAGTATCTTTCTCTGGCCTGGTTTGAGCCCATCCACCATGGAAGGAATTGACCTTTGAAGATCCGCCATGGAGAATAAGATAAGTTCTTTGTTTACGAAATCACTGAAGGAAATTTTCTGTTGCTTCTGATCAAGATGAGTGCCAGGCTGAAAAAATAAACCGACATCAGAACATGCAGAAATAATGAGCAAAGAACAAATATTTAAGGTACTTAATTGTCCTGCATACCTCAAAATGTGAAAGCCAGTTCTTTCGAGCTTCAATTTTTTTTTTACTAAATGCAAGTTCAATCGCTTCTCCATCTTGTTCATCCTCCCAAACAAAATCCTTTTGGTGAACATCAAGGTTTCCAAAGTACTCTTTGCCCTCCTTAGACGTACTTGTTCCCAACCCCTAGAAAAACACAGTGACAGTTCATAAACAAAGAACATGAGACGTTTACAAGAGTACTAACTTAATAGTTATAACAGAACGCAAACCTTGTAGTATTTAATAGTCCAACCGGTTGCATTACCACTCAGATTTTCTTTCCAGCTTTCATACTCAGGCATGGAGTAAAATGACAGAACTTCATTCTTGCGCGTTGCCTGAGTACAATGTATTAATTTGCAGTTGTTAAAATTCATTCCCAAGCACTAAGATATTATACAAGGAAGAATTTATATTTACCTTCACAATGGGGGTGATAAACTCAACTAGGAACGATGGAACCTTCAGTAATGTTGGCCAAAAAGAGTGGATGAAGTTGATTAAGAGACCCTTTATATGGGAACCATCGTGATCCTGAACAAGGTGGACAGAGAAAAGTTCGTTAAATGAGCATATAAAGAGACGCACACATATATGTAGCATATGCGCTGAATGCAGAGACAGATAAGAATACCTGATCTGTCATGATCATCATATGCCCATATCTCAGTGAGTTAACGTTTTCATACACCATATTTTGCTTAAGTCCAAGGATCTTCTTGATATTCTCAATTTCCTTATTGTTAGTGATCTGAGTGGTGGTGGCTTCCCTGACATTCAACAACTTTCCTCGGAGAGGGAACACTCCGTAATAGTCACGTCCCACAACAGCCATCCCCGCCATCTAAACATAATGAGTGTTAGGTGTCTGTTGGGGTAAAACAATATAAGTAGCTGACAAGAGATCAAAAACCACTTACCGCTAAAGCCTTAGCTGAGTCTCCTTCGGTCAGAATCAACGTACAGCGTTGGGATTCCTTTCCCCCAGCTTTGTTAGCGTCCTCC
This sequence is a window from Brassica oleracea var. oleracea cultivar TO1000 chromosome C1, BOL, whole genome shotgun sequence. Protein-coding genes within it:
- the LOC106304851 gene encoding uncharacterized protein LOC106304851, producing the protein MGSSVREDQTPQHHPPHISSLVVRPSGSNDGEGDRHAVAGDDSRDRPSFARSDRHKSDNGHRTRASSSSPPPRRPFEDHHRHGSDLNHSGVPLRGGRDFSSRRESSGRYRDYSPPHARVGRRFDGPEPAHGRPFKSDGIGRNNNYPKVQPRDGDWYCLDPLCGNLNFARREVCFKCKRRRYAPANTPPPPRLLPPVNLSPRRDFNGYRSPPRGYPRDYPPPRLDHPTWRERDREGGDRLRYSNLEYPPNRRLASDWVPEPHYERRPPLSPPRGGGWGRHSRERSRSPPMRDNPPPPLRDYRRDSYLERGGRDDQRGGDRDRMRNAY
- the LOC106304840 gene encoding cyclin-dependent kinase F-1, translated to MDKQPASSWSIHTRPEIIAKYEIFERVGSGAYADVYRARRISDGLTVALKEIFDYQSAFREIDALSILQGSPNVVLMHEYFWREDENAVIVLEFLRSDLSAVIRDAKRRKKKGEGGGDGFSVGEIKRWMVQILNGVDACHRNMIVHRDLKPGNMLIGDDGVLKLADFGQARILMESDNLATDENQQEEREGEASREPPEVIPDYVNSSQIGSEGQEQEVLSRDEYFRQVEELKAKQVVRDDTDKDSNVPDGDGASCLATCTVSEMDDDFGTNSFAYDEGLDGGGEGLMTSCVGTRWFRPPELLYGSTMYGLEIDLWSLGCVFAELLSLEPLFPGVSDIDQISRVTNVLGNLNEEVWPGCVDLPDYKSISFAEVESPLGVEGCLPNHSGEVIALLKKLICYDPASRATAVELLSDKYFKEDPLPVPVSELYVPPAMSGPDEEDSPRKWNDYREMDSDSDGFGPVNVKPTSSGFTIEFP
- the LOC106304860 gene encoding rac-like GTP-binding protein ARAC7, yielding MSASKFIKCVTVGDGAVGKTCMLISYTSNKFPTDYIPTVFDNFSANVSVDGQIVNLGLWDTAGQEDYSRLRPLSYRGADIFVLAFSLISKASYENVLKKWMPELRRFAPNVPIVLVGTKLDLRDDKGYLADHTNVITSTQGEELRKQIGAAAYIECSSKTQQNVKAVFDTAIKVVLQPPWRKEVTGNKKKHRRSGCSFASIVCGGCATA
- the LOC106308469 gene encoding DNA topoisomerase 2, which translates into the protein MATKLPLQSSNNVNVAKAKAASRGGKTIEEMYQKKSQLEHILLRPDTYIGSIEKHTQTLWVYENEEMVNRPVTYVPGLYKIFDEILVNAADNKQRDPKMDSVKVVIDVERNLISVCNSGDGVPVEIHQEEGVYVPEMIFGHLLTSSNYNDNEKKTTGGRNGYGAKLTNIFSTEFTIETADGKRQKQYKQVFENNMGKKSEPVITKCNKSDNWTKVSFKPDLGKFGMTHLEDDVVALMSKRVFDIAGCLGKTVKVELNGKRIPIKSFTDYVDLYLTAANKSTTEPLPRMVEKVNDRWEVCVSISEGQFQQVSFVNSIATIKGGTHVDYVTSQITNYIVGIVNKKNKTANVKAHNVKNHLWVFVNSLIDNPAFDSQTKETLTLRQSSFGSKCELSEDILKKVAKSGVVENLLSWATFKQSKDLKKSDGTKTDRVQVEKLEDANKAGGKESQRCTLILTEGDSAKALAMAGMAVVGRDYYGVFPLRGKLLNVREATTTQITNNKEIENIKKILGLKQNMVYENVNSLRYGHMMIMTDQDHDGSHIKGLLINFIHSFWPTLLKVPSFLVEFITPIVKATRKNEVLSFYSMPEYESWKENLSGNATGWTIKYYKGLGTSTSKEGKEYFGNLDVHQKDFVWEDEQDGEAIELAFSKKKIEARKNWLSHFEPGTHLDQKQQKISFSDFVNKELILFSMADLQRSIPSMVDGLKPGQRKILFCSFKRNFTKEAKVAQFSGYVSEHSAYHHGEQSLASTIIGMAQDYVGSNNINLLQPIGQYGTRNMGGKDAASPRYIFTKLSSATRVLFPKDDDVLLNYLNEDGQKIEPTWYMPIIPTVLVNGCEGIGTGWSTFIPNYNPRDIVANIRRLLNGESMVAMDPWYRNFKGTIEKTASKEGGSTYTITGVYEEIGETTIRVTELPIRRWSEDYKQFLEALKTNNNTPYFQSVKAYNDDRSVDFELHLSEENMMMARQEGILKMLKLTTTIATTNMHLFDENNLIKKYATPEQILEEFFQLRLQYYEKRKRVILENLELELLKLENKVKFIHGVVSGEIIVNNRKKSDLVQELRQKGFTPFPKKAKPVEAAVAGATDSAEEESEETLAVPGSRSTFISGSEYDYLLSLAIATLTLEKVQELCGERDKMEKAVEEMKKATPRSLWFRDLESLDAELDKLDQKDVEAEKEIEKAQQKLRNKAGVPLKGGKTAAPRKQAPKKTTKAASSSAMEIGDSVVEVAKPKGRQGAKKKAPAADVKADDDEMMDLAQRLAQYNFGSTSENPSKAAISLDDDEDDVVVEVAAPAKGGRKPAAASKAVKPPAAPRKRGPAASKKQPAAEVVTVSPEKKVRKMRSSPFNKKSSSVLGRLANKEGEEESTETVAVGTSSRPKRANRKQMKYVLSDSESESGNDSEFDDIEDVEDDDE